A stretch of Bos indicus x Bos taurus breed Angus x Brahman F1 hybrid chromosome 17, Bos_hybrid_MaternalHap_v2.0, whole genome shotgun sequence DNA encodes these proteins:
- the ARVCF gene encoding armadillo repeat protein deleted in velo-cardio-facial syndrome isoform X6: MEDCSVRSAATILASVREQEARFELLTRALEQERRHVALQLERAQQPGAGGGQSLPMAWQQLVLQEQSPGSQASLATMPEAPEVLEETVTVEEDPGTPTSHVSIVTSEDGTTRRTETKVTKTVKTVTTRTLRQVPVGPDGLPLLDGGPPLGPFTDGPLDRHFLLRGGGPAATLSRTCLGGGGGFPDEPRDVPGYGSLSRGLGVRPPRGGPPGPGPGDGCFTLPSRREAFPVGPGPEPGPPASRSQPERFQAEPYGLEDDARSLAADEEGAPELEPDYCTAARRRPDCGRGLRSRAYEDVVDDGGELMEERPPFPATAAPLAQPERGSLGSLERVVRRSPSADSARKEPRWRDPELPEVLAMLRHPVDPVKANAAAYLQHLCFENEAVKRRVRQLRGLPLLVALLDHPRAEVRRRACGALRNLSYGRDADNKAAIRDCGGVPALVRLLRAARDSEVRELVTGTLWNLSSYEPLKMVIIDHGLQTLTHEVIVPNSGWEPEPNEDSKPRDAEWTTVFKNTSGCLRNVSSDGAEARRRLRECEGLVDALLHALQSAVGRKDTDNKSVENCVCIVRNLSYHVHKEVPGAERYQEAEPGPPGGSGSAQRRSREDAGCFGGKKAKEEWFHQGKRDGEMDQNSDTLDLPKRTEAAKGFELLYQPEVVRLYLSLLTESRNFNTLEAAAGALQNLSAGNWVWATYIRAAVRKERGLPVLVELLQSETDKVVRAVAIALRNLSLDRRNKDLIGSYAMAELVRNVRSAQAPARPGVRLEEDTVVAVLNTIHEIVSDSLDNARSLLQARGVPALVALGASSQSVREAKAASHVLQTVWSYKELRSALQKDGWSKARFQSAAANARGPKAAPSPGGLDDSTLPLVEKSLDGEKPGGRDMIPMEALGPADGYSTMDRRERRPRGSDPAGETSEKEPLKGLGLAVCS; encoded by the exons ATGGAGGACTGCAGCGTGCGCTCGGCCGCCACCATCCTGGCCTCGGTGAGAGAGCAGGAGGCCCGCTTCGAGCTGCTGACGCGGGCGCTGGAGCAGGAGCGGCGCCATGTCGCCCTGCAGCTGGAGCGCGCCCAGCAGCCTGGCGCAGGCGGCGGGCAGTCCCTGCCCATGGCCTGGCAACAGCTGGTTCTGCAG GAGCAGAGCCCGGGCAGCCAGGCCTCACTGGCCACGATGCCGGAGGCGCCTGAGGTGCTGGAGGAGACCGTGACGGTGGAAGAGGACCCgggcacccccacctcccacgtGTCCATCGTCACGTCGGAAGACGGCACCACGCGCCGCACGGAGACCAAG GTCACCAAGACAGTCAAGACGGTGACCACGAGGACCCTGCGCCAGGTGCCCGTGGGCCCCGACGGCCTCCCCCTGCTGGACGGAGGGCCCCCCCTGGGCCCCTTCACCGACGGCCCCCTGGACCGGCACTTCCTGCTGCGTGGGGGCGGCCCAGCGGCCACGCTCTCCCGCACCTGCCTCGGCGGCGGGGGCGGCTTTCCCGACGAGCCCCGCGACGTCCCCGGCTACGGAAGCCTGTCTCGAGGGCTGGGCGTCCGGCCCCCACGCGGAGgccccccaggcccaggccccgGCGATGGCTGCTTCACCCTGCCCAGCCGCCGGGAGGCCTTTCCTGTGGGGCCAGGGCCGGAGCCGGGGCCGCCGGCCAGCCGCTCACAGCCCGAGCGGTTCCAGGCGGAGCCGTATGGCTTGGAGGACGACGCTCGCAGCCTGGCAGCCGACGAAGAAGGGGCCCCTGAGCTGGAGCCGGACTACTGCACCGCCGCGCGGAGGAGGCCGGACTGTGGGCGGGGCCTGCGCTCCAG GGCCTACGAGGACGTGGTGGACGACGGCGGCGAGCTGATGGAGGAGCGGCCGCCCTTCCCCGCCACCGCGGCGCCCCTGGCGCAGCCGGAACGCGGCAGCCTGGGCAGCCTGGAGCGGGTGGTGCGGCGCTCGCCCTCGGCAGACAGTGCCCGCAAGGAGCCACGCTGGCGGGACCCCGAGCTGCCCGAGGTGCTCGCCATGCTGCGGCACCCCGTGGACCCCGTGAAGGCCAACGCGGCCGCCTACCTGCAGCACCTGTGCTTCGAGAACGAGGCCGTCAAGAGGCGCGTGCGGCAGCTGCGGGGGCTGCCGCTGCTCGTGGCCCTGCTGGACCACCCGCGGGCGGAAGTGCGGCGCCGCGCCTGCGGGGCACTGCGGAACCTCTCCTACGGCCGGGACGCCGACAACAAGGCCGCCATCCGGGACTGTGGCGGAGTGCCCGCCCTGGTGCGCCTGCTGCGGGCAGCGCGGGACAGCGAAGTCCGCGAGCTTGTCACAG GCACGCTCTGGAACCTGTCATCCTACGAGCCCCTGAAGATGGTCATCATCGACCATGGCCTGCAGACGCTGACCCACGAGGTCATCGTGCCGAACTCGGGCTGGGAGCCGGAGCCCAATGAGGACTCCAAGCCACGGGACGCCGAGTGGACAACCGTCTTCAAGAACACGTCAGGTTGCCTGAG GAATGTGAGCTCAGACGGCGCAGAGGCCCGGCGGCGGCTCCGCGAGTGTGAGGGGCTGGTGGACGCCCTGCTGCACGCTCTGCAGTCGGCCGTGGGCAGGAAGGACACTGACAACAAG TCGGTGGAGAACTGTGTGTGCATTGTCCGGAACCTCTCCTACCACGTGCATAAGGAGGTGCCGGGGGCCGAAAGGTACCAGGAGGCCGAGCCTGGGCCCCCGGGTGGTTCCGGGAGCGCCCAGCGCCGGAGCAGGGAGGACGCCGGCTGCTTCGGTGGCAAGAAGGCCAAAG AAGAGTGGTTCCATCAAG GGAAGCGGGATGGAGAGATGGACCAGAACTCGGACACCCTGGACCTGCCCAAGCGCACTGAGGCTGCCAAGG GCTTCGAGCTGCTGTACCAGCCCGAGGTGGTGCGTCTCTACCTGTCCCTCCTGACGGAGAGCCGCAACTTCAACACCCTGGAGGCCGCGGCCGGCGCCCTGCAGAACCTCAGCGCCGGGAACTGGGTG TGGGCCACGTACATCCGCGCCGCGGTGCGCAAGGAGCGCGGGCTGCCGGTGCTGGTGGAGCTGCTGCAGTCGGAGACCGACAAGGTGGTGCGCGCCGTCGCCATCGCCCTGCGCAACCTCTCGCTCGACCGGCGCAACAAAGACCTTATCG GGAGCTACGCCATGGCCGAGCTTGTGAGAAACGTGCGCAGCGCGCAGGCGCCCGCCCGGCCCGGTGTccgcctggaggaggacacagtggTGGCCGTGCTCAACACGATCCACGAGATCGTGTCCGACAGTCTGGACAACGCGCGCTCGCTGCTGCAAGCTCGCGGCGTGCCCGCGCTGGTGGCACTGGGCGCCTCCAG CCAATCGGTGCGCGAGGCGAAGGCCGCGTCGCACGTGCTGCAGACCGTGTGGAGCTACAAGGAGCTGCGCAGCGCCCTCCAGAAGGACGGCTGGAGCAAGGCGCGCTTCCAG TCAGCCGCTGCTAATGCCAGGGGCCCCAAGGCAGCCCCGAGTCCGGGAGGCTTGGACGACAGCACGCTGCCGCTGGTGGAAAAGAGCCTGG ACGGTGAGAAGCCAGGTGGCCGGGACATGATCCCCATGGAGGCGCTTGGTCCAG CAGACGGCTACTCCACCATGGACAGGAGGGAGCGTAGGCCTCGAGGCAGTGACCCAGCGGGGGAGACCTCTGAGAAGGAGCCGTTGAAA GGCCTGGGCCTGGCCGTTTGCTCTTAG
- the ARVCF gene encoding armadillo repeat protein deleted in velo-cardio-facial syndrome isoform X2, whose protein sequence is MEDCSVRSAATILASVREQEARFELLTRALEQERRHVALQLERAQQPGAGGGQSLPMAWQQLVLQEQSPGSQASLATMPEAPEVLEETVTVEEDPGTPTSHVSIVTSEDGTTRRTETKVTKTVKTVTTRTLRQVPVGPDGLPLLDGGPPLGPFTDGPLDRHFLLRGGGPAATLSRTCLGGGGGFPDEPRDVPGYGSLSRGLGVRPPRGGPPGPGPGDGCFTLPSRREAFPVGPGPEPGPPASRSQPERFQAEPYGLEDDARSLAADEEGAPELEPDYCTAARRRPDCGRGLRSRAYEDVVDDGGELMEERPPFPATAAPLAQPERGSLGSLERVVRRSPSADSARKEPRWRDPELPEVLAMLRHPVDPVKANAAAYLQHLCFENEAVKRRVRQLRGLPLLVALLDHPRAEVRRRACGALRNLSYGRDADNKAAIRDCGGVPALVRLLRAARDSEVRELVTGTLWNLSSYEPLKMVIIDHGLQTLTHEVIVPNSGWEPEPNEDSKPRDAEWTTVFKNTSGCLRNVSSDGAEARRRLRECEGLVDALLHALQSAVGRKDTDNKSVENCVCIVRNLSYHVHKEVPGAERYQEAEPGPPGGSGSAQRRSREDAGCFGGKKAKEEWFHQGKRDGEMDQNSDTLDLPKRTEAAKGFELLYQPEVVRLYLSLLTESRNFNTLEAAAGALQNLSAGNWVWATYIRAAVRKERGLPVLVELLQSETDKVVRAVAIALRNLSLDRRNKDLIGSYAMAELVRNVRSAQAPARPGVRLEEDTVVAVLNTIHEIVSDSLDNARSLLQARGVPALVALGASSQSVREAKAASHVLQTVWSYKELRSALQKDGWSKARFQSAAANARGPKAAPSPGGLDDSTLPLVEKSLDGEKPGGRDMIPMEALGPDGYSTMDRRERRPRGSDPAGETSEKEPLKPDPSRKAPPPGPSRPAVRLVDAVGDARPQPVDSWV, encoded by the exons ATGGAGGACTGCAGCGTGCGCTCGGCCGCCACCATCCTGGCCTCGGTGAGAGAGCAGGAGGCCCGCTTCGAGCTGCTGACGCGGGCGCTGGAGCAGGAGCGGCGCCATGTCGCCCTGCAGCTGGAGCGCGCCCAGCAGCCTGGCGCAGGCGGCGGGCAGTCCCTGCCCATGGCCTGGCAACAGCTGGTTCTGCAG GAGCAGAGCCCGGGCAGCCAGGCCTCACTGGCCACGATGCCGGAGGCGCCTGAGGTGCTGGAGGAGACCGTGACGGTGGAAGAGGACCCgggcacccccacctcccacgtGTCCATCGTCACGTCGGAAGACGGCACCACGCGCCGCACGGAGACCAAG GTCACCAAGACAGTCAAGACGGTGACCACGAGGACCCTGCGCCAGGTGCCCGTGGGCCCCGACGGCCTCCCCCTGCTGGACGGAGGGCCCCCCCTGGGCCCCTTCACCGACGGCCCCCTGGACCGGCACTTCCTGCTGCGTGGGGGCGGCCCAGCGGCCACGCTCTCCCGCACCTGCCTCGGCGGCGGGGGCGGCTTTCCCGACGAGCCCCGCGACGTCCCCGGCTACGGAAGCCTGTCTCGAGGGCTGGGCGTCCGGCCCCCACGCGGAGgccccccaggcccaggccccgGCGATGGCTGCTTCACCCTGCCCAGCCGCCGGGAGGCCTTTCCTGTGGGGCCAGGGCCGGAGCCGGGGCCGCCGGCCAGCCGCTCACAGCCCGAGCGGTTCCAGGCGGAGCCGTATGGCTTGGAGGACGACGCTCGCAGCCTGGCAGCCGACGAAGAAGGGGCCCCTGAGCTGGAGCCGGACTACTGCACCGCCGCGCGGAGGAGGCCGGACTGTGGGCGGGGCCTGCGCTCCAG GGCCTACGAGGACGTGGTGGACGACGGCGGCGAGCTGATGGAGGAGCGGCCGCCCTTCCCCGCCACCGCGGCGCCCCTGGCGCAGCCGGAACGCGGCAGCCTGGGCAGCCTGGAGCGGGTGGTGCGGCGCTCGCCCTCGGCAGACAGTGCCCGCAAGGAGCCACGCTGGCGGGACCCCGAGCTGCCCGAGGTGCTCGCCATGCTGCGGCACCCCGTGGACCCCGTGAAGGCCAACGCGGCCGCCTACCTGCAGCACCTGTGCTTCGAGAACGAGGCCGTCAAGAGGCGCGTGCGGCAGCTGCGGGGGCTGCCGCTGCTCGTGGCCCTGCTGGACCACCCGCGGGCGGAAGTGCGGCGCCGCGCCTGCGGGGCACTGCGGAACCTCTCCTACGGCCGGGACGCCGACAACAAGGCCGCCATCCGGGACTGTGGCGGAGTGCCCGCCCTGGTGCGCCTGCTGCGGGCAGCGCGGGACAGCGAAGTCCGCGAGCTTGTCACAG GCACGCTCTGGAACCTGTCATCCTACGAGCCCCTGAAGATGGTCATCATCGACCATGGCCTGCAGACGCTGACCCACGAGGTCATCGTGCCGAACTCGGGCTGGGAGCCGGAGCCCAATGAGGACTCCAAGCCACGGGACGCCGAGTGGACAACCGTCTTCAAGAACACGTCAGGTTGCCTGAG GAATGTGAGCTCAGACGGCGCAGAGGCCCGGCGGCGGCTCCGCGAGTGTGAGGGGCTGGTGGACGCCCTGCTGCACGCTCTGCAGTCGGCCGTGGGCAGGAAGGACACTGACAACAAG TCGGTGGAGAACTGTGTGTGCATTGTCCGGAACCTCTCCTACCACGTGCATAAGGAGGTGCCGGGGGCCGAAAGGTACCAGGAGGCCGAGCCTGGGCCCCCGGGTGGTTCCGGGAGCGCCCAGCGCCGGAGCAGGGAGGACGCCGGCTGCTTCGGTGGCAAGAAGGCCAAAG AAGAGTGGTTCCATCAAG GGAAGCGGGATGGAGAGATGGACCAGAACTCGGACACCCTGGACCTGCCCAAGCGCACTGAGGCTGCCAAGG GCTTCGAGCTGCTGTACCAGCCCGAGGTGGTGCGTCTCTACCTGTCCCTCCTGACGGAGAGCCGCAACTTCAACACCCTGGAGGCCGCGGCCGGCGCCCTGCAGAACCTCAGCGCCGGGAACTGGGTG TGGGCCACGTACATCCGCGCCGCGGTGCGCAAGGAGCGCGGGCTGCCGGTGCTGGTGGAGCTGCTGCAGTCGGAGACCGACAAGGTGGTGCGCGCCGTCGCCATCGCCCTGCGCAACCTCTCGCTCGACCGGCGCAACAAAGACCTTATCG GGAGCTACGCCATGGCCGAGCTTGTGAGAAACGTGCGCAGCGCGCAGGCGCCCGCCCGGCCCGGTGTccgcctggaggaggacacagtggTGGCCGTGCTCAACACGATCCACGAGATCGTGTCCGACAGTCTGGACAACGCGCGCTCGCTGCTGCAAGCTCGCGGCGTGCCCGCGCTGGTGGCACTGGGCGCCTCCAG CCAATCGGTGCGCGAGGCGAAGGCCGCGTCGCACGTGCTGCAGACCGTGTGGAGCTACAAGGAGCTGCGCAGCGCCCTCCAGAAGGACGGCTGGAGCAAGGCGCGCTTCCAG TCAGCCGCTGCTAATGCCAGGGGCCCCAAGGCAGCCCCGAGTCCGGGAGGCTTGGACGACAGCACGCTGCCGCTGGTGGAAAAGAGCCTGG ACGGTGAGAAGCCAGGTGGCCGGGACATGATCCCCATGGAGGCGCTTGGTCCAG ACGGCTACTCCACCATGGACAGGAGGGAGCGTAGGCCTCGAGGCAGTGACCCAGCGGGGGAGACCTCTGAGAAGGAGCCGTTGAAA CCCGACCCCAGCAGGAAGGCTCCTCCGCCCGGGCCCAGCAGGCCTGCGGTCAGGCTGGTGGACGCTGTGGGGGACGCCAGGCCTCAGCCTGTCGACTCTTGGGTCTAG
- the ARVCF gene encoding armadillo repeat protein deleted in velo-cardio-facial syndrome isoform X5 — protein sequence MEDCSVRSAATILASVREQEARFELLTRALEQERRHVALQLERAQQPGAGGGQSLPMAWQQLVLQEQSPGSQASLATMPEAPEVLEETVTVEEDPGTPTSHVSIVTSEDGTTRRTETKVTKTVKTVTTRTLRQVPVGPDGLPLLDGGPPLGPFTDGPLDRHFLLRGGGPAATLSRTCLGGGGGFPDEPRDVPGYGSLSRGLGVRPPRGGPPGPGPGDGCFTLPSRREAFPVGPGPEPGPPASRSQPERFQAEPYGLEDDARSLAADEEGAPELEPDYCTAARRRPDCGRGLRSRAYEDVVDDGGELMEERPPFPATAAPLAQPERGSLGSLERVVRRSPSADSARKEPRWRDPELPEVLAMLRHPVDPVKANAAAYLQHLCFENEAVKRRVRQLRGLPLLVALLDHPRAEVRRRACGALRNLSYGRDADNKAAIRDCGGVPALVRLLRAARDSEVRELVTGTLWNLSSYEPLKMVIIDHGLQTLTHEVIVPNSGWEPEPNEDSKPRDAEWTTVFKNTSGCLRNVSSDGAEARRRLRECEGLVDALLHALQSAVGRKDTDNKSVENCVCIVRNLSYHVHKEVPGAERYQEAEPGPPGGSGSAQRRSREDAGCFGGKKAKEEWFHQGKRDGEMDQNSDTLDLPKRTEAAKGFELLYQPEVVRLYLSLLTESRNFNTLEAAAGALQNLSAGNWVWATYIRAAVRKERGLPVLVELLQSETDKVVRAVAIALRNLSLDRRNKDLIGSYAMAELVRNVRSAQAPARPGVRLEEDTVVAVLNTIHEIVSDSLDNARSLLQARGVPALVALGASRPGLLWQRPDPRRLLCVPPPQSAAANARGPKAAPSPGGLDDSTLPLVEKSLDGEKPGGRDMIPMEALGPADGYSTMDRRERRPRGSDPAGETSEKEPLKPDPSRKAPPPGPSRPAVRLVDAVGDARPQPVDSWV from the exons ATGGAGGACTGCAGCGTGCGCTCGGCCGCCACCATCCTGGCCTCGGTGAGAGAGCAGGAGGCCCGCTTCGAGCTGCTGACGCGGGCGCTGGAGCAGGAGCGGCGCCATGTCGCCCTGCAGCTGGAGCGCGCCCAGCAGCCTGGCGCAGGCGGCGGGCAGTCCCTGCCCATGGCCTGGCAACAGCTGGTTCTGCAG GAGCAGAGCCCGGGCAGCCAGGCCTCACTGGCCACGATGCCGGAGGCGCCTGAGGTGCTGGAGGAGACCGTGACGGTGGAAGAGGACCCgggcacccccacctcccacgtGTCCATCGTCACGTCGGAAGACGGCACCACGCGCCGCACGGAGACCAAG GTCACCAAGACAGTCAAGACGGTGACCACGAGGACCCTGCGCCAGGTGCCCGTGGGCCCCGACGGCCTCCCCCTGCTGGACGGAGGGCCCCCCCTGGGCCCCTTCACCGACGGCCCCCTGGACCGGCACTTCCTGCTGCGTGGGGGCGGCCCAGCGGCCACGCTCTCCCGCACCTGCCTCGGCGGCGGGGGCGGCTTTCCCGACGAGCCCCGCGACGTCCCCGGCTACGGAAGCCTGTCTCGAGGGCTGGGCGTCCGGCCCCCACGCGGAGgccccccaggcccaggccccgGCGATGGCTGCTTCACCCTGCCCAGCCGCCGGGAGGCCTTTCCTGTGGGGCCAGGGCCGGAGCCGGGGCCGCCGGCCAGCCGCTCACAGCCCGAGCGGTTCCAGGCGGAGCCGTATGGCTTGGAGGACGACGCTCGCAGCCTGGCAGCCGACGAAGAAGGGGCCCCTGAGCTGGAGCCGGACTACTGCACCGCCGCGCGGAGGAGGCCGGACTGTGGGCGGGGCCTGCGCTCCAG GGCCTACGAGGACGTGGTGGACGACGGCGGCGAGCTGATGGAGGAGCGGCCGCCCTTCCCCGCCACCGCGGCGCCCCTGGCGCAGCCGGAACGCGGCAGCCTGGGCAGCCTGGAGCGGGTGGTGCGGCGCTCGCCCTCGGCAGACAGTGCCCGCAAGGAGCCACGCTGGCGGGACCCCGAGCTGCCCGAGGTGCTCGCCATGCTGCGGCACCCCGTGGACCCCGTGAAGGCCAACGCGGCCGCCTACCTGCAGCACCTGTGCTTCGAGAACGAGGCCGTCAAGAGGCGCGTGCGGCAGCTGCGGGGGCTGCCGCTGCTCGTGGCCCTGCTGGACCACCCGCGGGCGGAAGTGCGGCGCCGCGCCTGCGGGGCACTGCGGAACCTCTCCTACGGCCGGGACGCCGACAACAAGGCCGCCATCCGGGACTGTGGCGGAGTGCCCGCCCTGGTGCGCCTGCTGCGGGCAGCGCGGGACAGCGAAGTCCGCGAGCTTGTCACAG GCACGCTCTGGAACCTGTCATCCTACGAGCCCCTGAAGATGGTCATCATCGACCATGGCCTGCAGACGCTGACCCACGAGGTCATCGTGCCGAACTCGGGCTGGGAGCCGGAGCCCAATGAGGACTCCAAGCCACGGGACGCCGAGTGGACAACCGTCTTCAAGAACACGTCAGGTTGCCTGAG GAATGTGAGCTCAGACGGCGCAGAGGCCCGGCGGCGGCTCCGCGAGTGTGAGGGGCTGGTGGACGCCCTGCTGCACGCTCTGCAGTCGGCCGTGGGCAGGAAGGACACTGACAACAAG TCGGTGGAGAACTGTGTGTGCATTGTCCGGAACCTCTCCTACCACGTGCATAAGGAGGTGCCGGGGGCCGAAAGGTACCAGGAGGCCGAGCCTGGGCCCCCGGGTGGTTCCGGGAGCGCCCAGCGCCGGAGCAGGGAGGACGCCGGCTGCTTCGGTGGCAAGAAGGCCAAAG AAGAGTGGTTCCATCAAG GGAAGCGGGATGGAGAGATGGACCAGAACTCGGACACCCTGGACCTGCCCAAGCGCACTGAGGCTGCCAAGG GCTTCGAGCTGCTGTACCAGCCCGAGGTGGTGCGTCTCTACCTGTCCCTCCTGACGGAGAGCCGCAACTTCAACACCCTGGAGGCCGCGGCCGGCGCCCTGCAGAACCTCAGCGCCGGGAACTGGGTG TGGGCCACGTACATCCGCGCCGCGGTGCGCAAGGAGCGCGGGCTGCCGGTGCTGGTGGAGCTGCTGCAGTCGGAGACCGACAAGGTGGTGCGCGCCGTCGCCATCGCCCTGCGCAACCTCTCGCTCGACCGGCGCAACAAAGACCTTATCG GGAGCTACGCCATGGCCGAGCTTGTGAGAAACGTGCGCAGCGCGCAGGCGCCCGCCCGGCCCGGTGTccgcctggaggaggacacagtggTGGCCGTGCTCAACACGATCCACGAGATCGTGTCCGACAGTCTGGACAACGCGCGCTCGCTGCTGCAAGCTCGCGGCGTGCCCGCGCTGGTGGCACTGGGCGCCTCCAG GCCTGGTCTCCTGTGGCAGCGCCCCGACCCACGCCGTCTGCTATGTGTTCCCCCGCCGCAGTCAGCCGCTGCTAATGCCAGGGGCCCCAAGGCAGCCCCGAGTCCGGGAGGCTTGGACGACAGCACGCTGCCGCTGGTGGAAAAGAGCCTGG ACGGTGAGAAGCCAGGTGGCCGGGACATGATCCCCATGGAGGCGCTTGGTCCAG CAGACGGCTACTCCACCATGGACAGGAGGGAGCGTAGGCCTCGAGGCAGTGACCCAGCGGGGGAGACCTCTGAGAAGGAGCCGTTGAAA CCCGACCCCAGCAGGAAGGCTCCTCCGCCCGGGCCCAGCAGGCCTGCGGTCAGGCTGGTGGACGCTGTGGGGGACGCCAGGCCTCAGCCTGTCGACTCTTGGGTCTAG